One window of Deltaproteobacteria bacterium genomic DNA carries:
- a CDS encoding 4'-phosphopantetheinyl transferase superfamily protein, with product MRILAKGDVDLHIFNDTKAQNPQVNKVLLTKATALLSISETDQLQSISHPNVRRQFIISRAWLRLTLSSYCSVHPCDLHFLVTKHGRPEISKTKAMPPLRFNLSHTSGMLALAVTNRNDIGIDIEWLGRKIDLTNMTNRFLAICEAQDVLKLGEEEQKKRFLTYWTLKEAYFKARGLGITLSLKNVIFTFANKEISVNFTSDIEDCHKNWQFSCLYPSLEHVLALAVKSSDTPMVASNNYVSNFETLLKNLHEI from the coding sequence ATGCGAATATTAGCAAAAGGAGATGTAGATCTTCATATTTTTAATGATACTAAAGCGCAAAATCCTCAAGTCAATAAGGTGCTATTAACTAAGGCGACTGCACTTTTATCTATTAGTGAAACAGATCAACTACAAAGTATTAGCCATCCTAATGTTAGGCGACAGTTTATTATCAGCAGAGCATGGTTGCGTTTAACTTTATCAAGTTATTGCAGCGTGCATCCATGTGACTTGCATTTTTTAGTTACAAAGCATGGAAGGCCTGAAATTAGCAAAACCAAAGCTATGCCCCCCTTGCGTTTTAATTTGTCACATACTTCCGGTATGTTAGCGCTCGCAGTTACCAACCGTAATGATATTGGTATTGATATTGAGTGGTTGGGAAGAAAAATAGATTTAACGAATATGACCAATCGTTTTTTGGCTATTTGTGAGGCGCAGGATGTATTGAAATTAGGGGAAGAAGAACAAAAAAAGCGTTTTCTAACCTATTGGACACTAAAAGAAGCTTATTTTAAAGCACGCGGCTTAGGAATAACATTATCGTTAAAAAATGTTATTTTTACATTTGCTAATAAAGAAATTAGTGTTAATTTCACTTCAGATATTGAAGATTGTCATAAAAACTGGCAATTTTCATGTTTATATCCAAGCTTAGAGCACGTGTTGGCTTTAGCGGTAAAATCTAGTGATACACCTATGGTGGCAAGCAACAATTATGTTTCAAATTTCGAGACATTATTGAAAAATTTACACGAGATCTAG